A stretch of DNA from Methanogenium sp. S4BF:
GCGGCGGACTTTCGCTTCCGTGATGGCGGCAAACCATCCGGCTGCCATGAAGGGGTTAAGAGACGTCATCCATGCCACCGCGAAGGCGGTCAGTGCCGAAAACGGATGTCCGCCTGCGGCAAAGACCCCGATTGCGGCGAGAATGCCGTTAATGAGCACCCACCAGATCATCGCGGAGAGGAGCACATCAAGACCGGCGCCGGAGAATGCAATGAGGATAAGGAAGAAGGCGAAGACTGCAAGGACAAAAAAGCCAATGGCTTTTCCCCACGGGAATGTCTTCGGCTGTTCGGTGAGGCTGGCTTTGGTGGGCAGGGTTTCCGGGTGTTCCAGGTAGCGGGCAATCCCCTCCTGGTGGCCGGCACCGACCACGGCAAGCACCCGGTCATATCTCCTGCCGAGGTCGTGAATGGCATGGGCCAGATAGGCGTCCCGCTCGTCGATGAGTGCTGATGCACCTTTCGGTGCGAACCGGCGGAACTCCTCCATCGCAGCCGAAATAACATCCTGATTCGTCATCGAATCGATGTCCAACTCCTCGCCTGCCTTCCCGGCGCCTGAAACTGACCCCACAAGTGCATACACCATCTTCAGTTTCTCGGTAATGGGCATCAGGTGCCAGAATCTGCTGAAGGTGATGTGGATGTCACGGTCGGCAAGGGCAATCGGGATGCCCCGCTCCTCAGCCAGTTCAACGGCGGTCATCATCTCTGCGCCGGGCGAGACACCGGTCTCTTTCCCGATGCGCCGCTGGACATAGGCAAGCAGCCACTGGGCAAGGATGGCGGAGAAGTTCCCGCCTTTGATGACCTCATCAACAGACGGCGGCGCCGCTTCACCCTTCAGCACCATCAGGCGGCCCCGGTCCAGCTCCACGGCGACAATCTGCGGTTCAAATGTCTCTATTGCGTCGGTTACTTCGTCAACGCTCTTCTGCGAGACATGGGCCGTCCCGATAATCTTTACTTCACCCAATGCGTTT
This window harbors:
- a CDS encoding TraB/GumN family protein, coding for MGEVKIIGTAHVSQKSVDEVTDAIETFEPQIVAVELDRGRLMVLKGEAAPPSVDEVIKGGNFSAILAQWLLAYVQRRIGKETGVSPGAEMMTAVELAEERGIPIALADRDIHITFSRFWHLMPITEKLKMVYALVGSVSGAGKAGEELDIDSMTNQDVISAAMEEFRRFAPKGASALIDERDAYLAHAIHDLGRRYDRVLAVVGAGHQEGIARYLEHPETLPTKASLTEQPKTFPWGKAIGFFVLAVFAFFLILIAFSGAGLDVLLSAMIWWVLINGILAAIGVFAAGGHPFSALTAFAVAWMTSLNPFMAAGWFAAITEAKVRRPTAADFSRIAEADDLEQMRKNPLFKVVLVAALANIGSIIGTFVYILFIMPILGIDPRDILSAGLTNLMAFLGGIFPF